In a genomic window of Candidatus Tumulicola sp.:
- a CDS encoding adenylate/guanylate cyclase domain-containing protein, which translates to MRRRLRTLGVALLASIVAAGIAIALENFPESVFPLGNRIADLSLHVAASSSVTQWGWMHPAYETDANPNLGIVTIDDATFHSMGFPLPRSVYGTLLDRLRAAGAKAVAFDIQFLEPSGDPRQDAAFAAALRQMPSALAFPLSTTAGGRIAEQRPIPSLANAAAAIGYVTVDAPGGYVIGEPPAIETQGDGTHGNERLLSLPVAAVDTFAGHPIQPSTIPVDRSGRMLVLPPATAHHQDPGGSDVQTQSFAGRGMLSFADALKSTPQALRPFANGALVYVGATAAGLFDVSTTAGRGRVPGLYIVARLADQLMRGFYLRPAPAILDASVTLLLALLAALLVVYVRVGAAALAVFAATLAYACFDVWLFVEHLYWLDLAHVVLAIVVATLATGVYRVATESGQRRMVTQLFGMHVSPAVVGEILRHDDPADAIALRGKRVRATIFYSDIRGFTSLSETMEPEAVYAQLNEYFDAMCAIIFERGGYVDKFIGDCVMAVFSAPFQTPDDARNAVTAAIEQQREIERLNERWSAAGRPTLAVGMGINTGEVVMGNLGASSRMNYTVVGDAVNLAARLYNIAAGGEIIISQSTYEACGAPAHVEALEPVSVRGKSQPVTIYRVLDTGLQ; encoded by the coding sequence GTGCGACGGCGTTTGCGAACGCTCGGCGTCGCACTGCTCGCAAGCATAGTAGCGGCCGGGATTGCGATCGCGCTCGAAAACTTTCCCGAATCCGTTTTTCCGCTCGGTAATCGAATCGCCGATTTGTCGCTGCACGTCGCCGCGTCGTCGTCCGTCACGCAGTGGGGCTGGATGCACCCGGCATACGAAACGGATGCCAATCCGAATCTCGGCATCGTAACCATCGACGACGCCACGTTTCACTCGATGGGTTTTCCGTTGCCGCGTTCGGTGTACGGAACGTTGCTCGATCGACTACGGGCTGCCGGCGCAAAGGCGGTCGCGTTCGACATTCAGTTTCTCGAACCGAGTGGCGATCCGCGGCAAGACGCGGCGTTCGCCGCAGCCTTACGGCAGATGCCTTCGGCATTAGCGTTTCCCCTCAGCACGACAGCCGGCGGGCGCATCGCCGAACAGCGTCCGATTCCGTCCTTGGCGAACGCGGCGGCCGCCATCGGTTACGTAACGGTCGACGCACCGGGCGGCTACGTCATCGGCGAACCGCCCGCGATCGAAACGCAAGGCGACGGAACGCACGGAAACGAGCGTCTGCTATCGCTGCCGGTCGCGGCCGTCGACACGTTCGCGGGTCATCCGATCCAACCGTCGACCATACCCGTCGATCGAAGCGGCCGCATGCTGGTGCTTCCGCCCGCAACCGCGCACCATCAGGATCCCGGCGGCAGCGACGTCCAGACGCAGTCCTTTGCGGGACGCGGAATGCTCTCGTTTGCGGACGCGTTGAAAAGTACGCCGCAAGCGTTGCGTCCGTTCGCGAACGGCGCGTTAGTCTACGTCGGTGCGACCGCTGCCGGACTCTTCGACGTTTCGACCACCGCAGGTCGCGGACGCGTTCCGGGCCTCTACATCGTCGCGCGCCTCGCGGACCAACTGATGCGTGGGTTCTACCTGCGCCCCGCACCAGCAATACTCGACGCCTCCGTCACGCTCTTGCTTGCACTATTAGCAGCACTACTGGTGGTGTACGTGCGCGTCGGAGCGGCGGCGCTGGCGGTTTTTGCGGCAACCCTCGCGTACGCGTGCTTCGACGTGTGGCTGTTCGTCGAACATCTCTATTGGCTGGATTTGGCGCACGTCGTGCTGGCGATCGTCGTCGCGACGCTGGCCACCGGGGTCTACCGCGTCGCGACCGAGAGCGGCCAGCGCCGGATGGTGACGCAACTGTTCGGCATGCACGTGAGTCCGGCGGTCGTCGGCGAGATTCTCCGACACGACGATCCGGCCGATGCGATCGCGCTACGCGGAAAACGCGTCCGCGCCACGATTTTTTACAGCGACATCCGCGGATTTACGTCGTTGAGCGAGACGATGGAGCCCGAAGCGGTCTACGCACAGCTCAACGAATATTTCGACGCCATGTGTGCGATCATATTCGAACGCGGCGGCTACGTCGACAAGTTTATCGGCGACTGCGTAATGGCGGTGTTTTCGGCTCCATTTCAAACGCCGGACGACGCGCGCAACGCCGTGACGGCCGCGATCGAACAGCAGCGCGAAATCGAGCGCCTCAACGAGCGTTGGTCTGCTGCGGGCAGACCAACGTTAGCCGTTGGAATGGGGATCAACACCGGCGAGGTCGTGATGGGCAACCTCGGCGCGAGTTCGCGCATGAACTATACCGTCGTCGGCGACGCAGTCAACTTGGCCGCGCGGTTATATAATATCGCGGCCGGCGGCGAAATCATCATCAGCCAATCGACATACGAAGCCTGCGGAGCGCCGGCCCATGTCGAAGCGCTCGAGCCCGTTTCGGTTCGGGGAAAGAGCCAACCGGTCACGATCTACCGCGTTCTCGATACCGGCCTGCAATGA
- a CDS encoding sulfite exporter TauE/SafE family protein: MNQWVLFVVAACAGALGAMVGLGGGFILVPILRLAFGFAPAEAAGTSLLLIVASSASSTITYLMQKRVHVRIGLLIAAGGLPGSIAGGFASQHISAPVFDIVLAVLLIAVAIDLSWNASKRMRGRPEHEHVRALKGMSYRAALLMGVVVGLFSSLFGVGGGVVMVPALLYFSELPIHAISATSQFGILLTSPVGLGFHAFAHDIDLRDVVPLLAGGLVGGPVGARLSRKLKSPQLVFVVSCALVIVAGSLIWRHLR, from the coding sequence ATGAATCAATGGGTGCTCTTTGTCGTGGCCGCTTGCGCGGGCGCGCTTGGTGCGATGGTCGGCTTGGGCGGCGGCTTCATCCTCGTTCCAATTTTACGCTTGGCGTTTGGATTCGCGCCGGCCGAGGCGGCCGGAACGTCGTTGTTGCTGATCGTGGCCAGCAGCGCGAGTTCGACCATCACCTACTTGATGCAAAAACGAGTACACGTCCGAATTGGGCTTTTGATCGCGGCCGGCGGGCTGCCCGGCAGCATCGCGGGCGGCTTTGCGTCGCAGCACATCTCCGCTCCGGTGTTCGACATCGTGCTGGCCGTCTTACTCATCGCGGTCGCGATCGATTTGAGTTGGAACGCAAGCAAACGCATGCGGGGCCGGCCCGAACACGAACACGTGCGCGCGCTCAAGGGCATGTCGTATCGCGCCGCGCTGCTGATGGGTGTTGTGGTCGGCCTGTTTTCGAGTCTCTTCGGCGTAGGCGGCGGCGTCGTGATGGTTCCGGCGCTGTTGTATTTTTCCGAACTGCCGATCCACGCAATTAGCGCGACGTCACAATTTGGAATCTTGCTCACCTCGCCGGTCGGCTTAGGGTTTCATGCCTTCGCGCACGACATCGACCTGCGCGATGTCGTTCCGTTGTTGGCCGGCGGTCTCGTCGGCGGACCGGTCGGGGCTCGCCTGTCGCGCAAACTCAAGTCGCCGCAGTTGGTGTTCGTAGTCTCGTGCGCGCTGGTCATTGTCGCGGGATCGTTGATATGGCGGCACCTGCGGTAA
- a CDS encoding MFS transporter — MKRARAAGIFASAAFRQYFIGQSLSLLGDGLRLLAVPLLAYHLTHSALSTGAAIICEVVPFSIFSLVGGSLADRIDRRKLMIGCDAIRFAVMAFFAIAYWYHVLSLGMIYAGLVVISICAAAFMGGQSSSIPYLLGRERSTQAVATLMTVENISYLVTPAIGGAIFAWVGPLPALTLNAATYLASQISLSRISSLGPDEPQGIPTLSHLAHDIKLGFSYLWSDTGMRAQAICGFFFNIFGFGCYAILIPFLKQTFGAGDQIVGAFWAMSAAGATAGAWFASKYAGRWPFGRALTIAYLLDAACFFPVVLVRNVWVVAACWTISNAFANFEIAQIIGFRMRVTPEDLIGRVMGAVRLFVLSGLAPGIIVFGWIADHRSPLDAMWVACLGYVAIALAAVAMPAVRNERR; from the coding sequence TTGAAACGCGCGCGAGCGGCCGGCATCTTCGCTTCGGCGGCATTTCGCCAATACTTTATCGGGCAGTCGCTCAGCTTGCTGGGCGACGGACTGCGCTTGTTGGCCGTGCCGCTGCTGGCCTACCACCTCACGCATTCGGCCCTGTCGACCGGCGCCGCCATCATCTGCGAGGTCGTGCCGTTTTCGATCTTTTCGCTGGTCGGCGGTTCGCTGGCCGATCGTATCGACCGGCGCAAGCTGATGATCGGGTGCGACGCCATTCGCTTTGCGGTCATGGCGTTTTTCGCGATCGCGTATTGGTATCACGTGTTGTCGCTCGGCATGATCTACGCCGGCTTGGTAGTCATCTCGATCTGTGCGGCCGCCTTCATGGGTGGCCAATCGTCGAGCATTCCATATTTATTGGGCCGCGAACGCTCTACCCAAGCGGTCGCCACCTTAATGACCGTAGAAAACATCTCATACTTAGTAACGCCGGCTATCGGCGGCGCAATCTTTGCGTGGGTCGGTCCGCTCCCCGCGCTGACGCTCAACGCCGCGACCTATCTCGCCTCGCAAATTTCCCTGTCGCGCATTTCGTCGCTGGGTCCTGACGAACCGCAAGGCATACCGACCCTCTCGCATCTCGCGCACGATATCAAGCTCGGGTTTTCGTATCTGTGGAGCGACACGGGGATGCGCGCGCAAGCGATCTGCGGCTTCTTCTTCAACATTTTCGGGTTCGGCTGCTACGCCATCTTGATTCCGTTCCTAAAGCAGACATTTGGAGCGGGCGACCAAATCGTCGGTGCCTTTTGGGCGATGTCGGCTGCGGGAGCGACGGCTGGCGCATGGTTTGCATCGAAATATGCCGGACGTTGGCCGTTCGGACGCGCGTTGACGATCGCATACCTGCTCGACGCTGCATGTTTCTTTCCGGTCGTGCTGGTGCGCAACGTCTGGGTCGTCGCAGCCTGTTGGACGATTTCGAATGCGTTCGCCAACTTCGAGATCGCACAAATTATCGGCTTTCGCATGCGGGTAACGCCGGAGGACCTCATCGGACGCGTGATGGGTGCCGTGCGGCTGTTCGTACTATCCGGATTGGCGCCAGGCATCATCGTGTTCGGTTGGATCGCCGATCATCGGAGCCCACTCGACGCTATGTGGGTGGCGTGCCTTGGATATGTCGCGATCGCGCTGGCTGCGGTCGCGATGCCGGCCGTACGGAACGAGCGCCGATGA